The genomic window GGGGGGGGTGGGCGGGGGGGGGGGCGGTATGGGGGCTTTGCTTTCCCGGCGGGGCGCGCCGGGCGCCAACGCCCCGATTCCGGCCTCGCAGGGCCGTCGCCCCTTCGGGGCGAAGTATCGGATTTTTTCTTTGAAAGCCTCTTAAAGGCCTTTTTCTTCACATGCGGCGCTTCGCCGCTGGCGCCCGTGGTCGCGCAATCGCCCCGGCCGAGCTGGCCGGCTTTGCGGCCTGCACCGGCCGGGGCGATTGCGCGACCACCACGACCGACGTCCCGCCGCCTCCCGTTCCCGACCTCGCTTCCATCCGCCCCGTCGGGGGGGACCGGGGGGGATCATCCCCCCCGGCCGCCGGAGGCATCTTCCTCTTCCCCTCCTCAACCGTGCGCTACACGTTGGGCCGGGCGCGCACCGTGCGCACGGCCTCGCGCAGCATGAGCAGGACGGTCTCGTCGGTGATGGGCTCGTCGATGACCAGCGTCACGGCCTGGACGTAACGGGCCGGCAGCATGTTGAGGGTCAGCGCGTAGATGTCTTCGATGTCCGTGCGGGTGAACCGGAAATCGGGAAATTCCGCCAGCACGCGAGGCATCAGGTGGATGACCCGGTCCTCGTTCCTGTTGCGGATGGAATGAAAGTCCAGTCCGAGCGCCACGTAGTCCATGCTCCCTCCGCACTTTCCCCGTGTTGCCTTCAATCTACCCGGGCGTGCGGATTTTGCAAGCCAATTTGCCCGGCACGTGCCCCGCGTGCCAGTTCCAGGCCGTCTCCACGATGGCCGACAGGTCCATGTAGCGCGGCTGCCAGCCGAGCTCCCGGATGATGGCTCCGGAATCAGCGTAGAGCCCCGGCGAGTCGCCGGCCCGGCGCGGTCCCTCGACCACGGGCACGGGCTTGCCCGAGACCTTCTCCACGGCTTTGATGACCTCGCGCACGGAGTTGCCCGTGCCGGTGCCCAGATTGTAGGTGGCGCTTGTGCCCCCGTCGAGGAGCCGCTTGAGGGCCAGGATGTGGGCCTCGGCCAGGTCGGTCACGTGGATGTAGTCGCGAACGGCCGTGCCGTCCGGGGTCGGGTAGTCGGTGCCGAAAATCTCCACTTTGGGGATGCGCCCGAGGCCCGCGGCCACGACCAGGGGAATGAGGTGCGTCTCGGGGTCGTGGTCTTCGCCGATCTCTCCGTCCGGGTCGGCGCCGGCGGCGTTGAAGTAGCGCAGGGCCGTGGAGGTCAGGCCGTAGGCCACGCCGAAATCCTTGAGCATCTGCTCGATCATCAACTTGCTCGTGCCGTAGGGGCTCAAGGGGCGAAGCGGATGGTCCTCGGTCAGGGGCACGCGTTCGGGCGCGCCGTAGGTGGCGCAGGTGCTGGAAAAGACGATGTGCCGGCAGCCGGCCCGGCGCATGGCCGATAACAGCGACAACGAGCCGGCCACGTTGTTGCGGTAGTACTTTTCGGGATCGGTCACGGACTCGCCCACATAGGCGAAGGCGGCGAAATGCAGCACGGCGGCGGGCTTGTATTCAGCGAAGACCTCGTCGAGCTCGCCGCGATGGAGGATGTCGCCGCGCACCAGCGGCCCCCATTTGACGGCCCAGTCGTGGCCGTAGACCATGTTGTCGAAGGTGACGGGGGTAAACCCCGCCGCCTTGAGGGCCTTGCAGGTGTGGGAACCGATGTAGCCCGCGCCGCCGGTGACGAGAATGTTCGTTGCCATGAGGGTGTCTTCCTTGATGGATTACTGGTCGATAAGGACCGCCGCCACGGGCGTGGTCCGCGAGGCGTGTTTGCCGCCACCCTTGGCCGGGGCGCCAAGGGTCATGGTCATTTCGCGATAGAAGGTGGTCGCCTGGATGCGCAAGGAGAGCGGCTGGCCGGCCGAAAGCCGGTCCACGCCGAGAAGTTTCGCCGGCAGGGCCAGTTCCACGGCGATGTGCGGCAGGGGCTTGTCCAGCACCTGGGCCAGGCCCTGGTCCGCGATGGGCGACAGGGTGCCGTCGTCGGCCACGCGGTAGAGCTTCGGGGCCAGCTCGAACCGGCCCGGATACAGGTGGTGGGGGCGCGGCACCAGGCACAGGACGAAATGGCGCACCCCCGCCCCGGCGTCCACGTCGAGGCTTATGCGGTAGCTCTCCGACGGCGGAAAATCGCCGTCGCGGGCGAGCAGGTACAGGTCGGCGTAGTTCTGGGCCAGGTTGAAGAGGGCAAGCCCCGTTTCGTTCCAGGAGACGTGCACATCGCCGAAGGGCACGTGGGGGGCCGGCACCGTGAACCAGGGCAGGCGCGTGCCGGCCTTGTCCGGCCAGTCGGCCAGGGAGTCGTCGGCGGCGTTTACGGGCGCGGCGGCCTTGCGGATGGGGATGACCGCCGGCTGGGGCGGGGTCGTCCTGCCCCCGCTGTCCGCATGGATGGCCGGGACCCGGCCGTTGGCCGCGGCCAGCGCGGCGGTGAGGCCTTCGTAGGGGACGTTGCGGATGTCCACCAGGCCCATGTTGAAGTTCTCGCCGTCGCCGCGCCCGGTGGAGGGCTCGTCGTAGTACTGGAACCAATGGATGCCGGCGACATTGCGAAAGGCGGCGAAATTGCGCACGGCCGCCGCCGCGCCCACGGCCCGCTCGGCCTGCGTTTTGACGTGCATCAGGTGGCCGTTGTTGACGTTGCCCGAACGGTTCTCGTCGGCGGCGAAGAAGAATTCCGAAATGAGCACCGGCACGTCGGTGAGCCGCTCCAGGCCCTCGAAATAGTACGGCGCCACCCAGCCGTCGGGGGTGTCCACGTTGTAGTTGGTGGACAGCACGTCCAGGAAGCCGCGCGAGGCCAGCACCGCGTCCTGGTTGTAATACAAGGGCAAGCGGTCGCCCATGACCAGCCGGTGCGGATCCACGGCCTTGAGCGCCTTGTACACCAGTTCGTAGTACCGGCCGGCGCAGGCGGCGGTAAAGCGCTGGATCAGCGCGATGCCGTTACCGCCCGGGCGCAGCTTGAGCTCGGCTCGGCCCTTCTTGAGGTCCTCAAAGGAGTTGGCTCCCTCGCCCGGTACGAAATCGGCCAGGAGTTTGCGCCAGTCGCCCTTGTAGTGGTCGTACACCATGCGCCACAGGAACCGCTTGGTGTAGATGGCCCACTCGTTGCCCAGGTACCAGCGAAACAGCGGCGCGTTCCACCAGCCGACCTCGTTGTCCGTGAAATAGCCGATGACGGCCGGATTGTCCTTGTAGGGGGCGGTCAGCTCCCGGGCCTTGGCGATGGTGCGCTCCAAGGCGTCCGGGGCGAAGGGATCGAACCAGTGCAGCCGGCTGTTGCGGCCGAGGTCGATCTCGGGCACGAGCGGCAAGGTCATGGCCGTGGTCGGGTCGGACCAGCCGCCCCGGGTGTTGAATCCCCAGGCATACAGGCGCTGCTGGGTATCGGCCGCCCAGGCGGCCTGGTCGGGGTAATGGTCCTCCCACCAGTAGCCGTGCTCCCGGTAATGCCTGTCGCCGCCGTTGACGGTGTCCGCGCCGATGGAGAAAAACCGCACCCCGCCAGGGAGCGTCAGCCACCAGGCGCCGCCGTCGCGCGTCGTGCCGAAGCCGCCGGCCAGGGCCAGGCCGGACAGCAGCCAGGCGGCCAGCAGCGCGGGCAGCGACAAAAAGACAATACGCTTCATGAAAGGCCGCAGACGTCGCATCAAATCCAGGCCCCTCACGCCAGGGCGTCGGCCAAAAGCTTGGCCAGGACCGTGTCGGAGTCGAAATAGCGCGTCGCAAAGGCCTTGGCCGCCTTGGCATGGCGCCCCCAGTCGGCGCGCACGGCCTCGATGCCGGCCAGGGCCCCGGCCTCGTCGTCGAAGGCGATGACCCCCTCGCCCACATCCATGAAGCGGGAATAGCCGGTGTCCTGGACCACGGCCGGCCGGCCGGAAGCCAGGTAGCAGGCCGTGCGGCAGGAAAACCAGCCCGAGCGCGTGGCCACGTAGGCGTTTTTGGCCGTGGAGAATTCGGCCAGGCTGTCCCAGATGTAGTCCCGGTAGACCCAGGGCGTCTGGGACATGGAAAAGCCGTCGCGCAGTTTCCAGCCCTTCTCCTCCAGCAGTTCGCGCGGCGGCTTGCCGCCGCCCAGGGCCAGTTCCAGGGTGGCCGAGGTCTTCCGGGGCAGGTCCAGCATCTTCTCGAATTCCAGGTTCTTGCCGCCGTACTGCACGCCGCCGACGTTGGGTCCCTTTTGCGTCGGCTGCCAGGACAGCACGGTGGTGAAGACGTCGCGGGGCGGCTTGGCCGGGGCATCGGCCCAGCTGTCCAGGACAATGGGCTGGCGGGTGGGGATCCAGTCCACGATGCCTTTGGGCACGGCGCAAAAGTCTTCGTTTATGTTCTCGCCGAAGGAGAAAAAGACGTCGTGGCGGCGCATGTTCTCGATGTTGCGCTTTTCCTCGTCCGTCGCCGTGCCGTCCAGGTACTGGGGAAAGCTCGACTGGGTGTAGAGGGGGTCGGAGTCGATGAGGACCTTGACCGGGATTTTGGCGTAGGCCTCGCGCAGCTGGCAGGTGGTGGAAATATTGAAAAAGACGTCGGCGCGCCCCACCACCGCGGCCAGATCCTCGGCGGACATGCCCCAATGGCGGTCATCGGGGCCGATGACGCAAAAGCGCCTGGCCAGGCCCGGGTCCAGGGCGGCGACGTAATCGCCCAGGTATTTGGTGTGATAGGTCAGGTCATCGACGAAGGTGACGTTGAAGGGATCGTAGGCCCAGCCGCCGGTGTCTTCCAGATAATAGACGTCATGGCCCAGGCGGTAGAACCCGTGCAGGTACTGGATGTAGTCCCAGGCCACGCCGCCCAGCGGATAGGTGGCGGCCAGCCCCGAAACGATGATCGTGCGCTTTTGCATTGAGCGGGCATCCTTATGCGGAACCGGGGGAGGGAACCCCTTTTTGAAAAAAGGGGTTCCCTCCCCCGGACCCCCACCCTCCCGAAAAACTTTCAAGGGGGGGGGTGCTTGCCGCGTCTTCACGGCATCAGCCGTTAAAAGTTTTGGGAGGGGTCCAGGGGAACCTTTTTTCAAAAAGGTTCCCCTGGCCGCCGGAGGCATCTTCCCTCTTCTTACTCTCCCTTCTCAAAAAACAACTTCTCCCGCTCCCGCATAGCGGCGGCGCCGATGAAGCGGAAGTATTCCTCGAAATCGACCATGGTGTCCGGGCCGGCGAAACCGGCGCTGGTGCCATGGGCTTTAAGGTGTCCGGCCCAGGCCCGCAAGGCCCGCACGGCGGTAAAGACCGAGGCGCAGGGGTAGGCGGCCAGGGCGTAGCCGACGTCCTGAAGCTGCGCGGCGCTCAGAAAGGGCGTGCGCCCGCCCTCGATCATGTTGGCCATGCTGGGTACGGGCACCGAGGCATTGACCGTGCGCATGTCCTCCACGGTGGTCACGGCTTCGACGAAGACCATGTCCGCGCCGGCGGCGGCGTAGAGGTTGGCCCGGCGGATGGCCTCGGCAAGGCCATGGACGGCGGCGGCGTCGGTGCGGGCCATGATGACGAAATCGGGGTCTTCCCGGGCCCAGAGCGCGGCCCTGAGCTTGGGCAGGTAGTCCTCGACGGGCACGACGGACTTGCCGGCCATGTGGCCGCAACGCTTGGGGAAGGTCTGGTCCTCGATGAAAAGCGCGGCCGCGCCCAGGCGTTCGACTTCGCGCACGGTGCGGATGACGTTGTTGACGTCGCCGAAGCCGGTGTCGATGTCGACCATGACCGGGAGGTCCACCCGGGCGATGAGGCGGGCGTAGTGGCCGAGCATTTCCGTGGCCGTGAGGAGCCCGATGTCCGGCAGGCCGAGCAGGCTGCCGGAGCTGCCGTAGCCGGCCACGGCCATGGCCTCGAAACCGGCCTCGGCGATGGCCAGGGCGGACAGGCCGTCGTGGGCCACGGGCAGCATGAGGAGCTGCGGGGCATTGACGAGTTGGCGAAACCGCGTGGTCTTTTTCACCGAAACCTCCCTGATGCCCTCTGGCGAGGCGGACAGGCCCCGCCCGGTCCATGCGGCCGTCGGCCGCGCGCCCGCGTCCTCCCCTCCCCCGGCGGACGGCACGCGGGGCGAAGGGAGAACGCGGGCGGCGAACAGGACGATGTTAGGCGCAAAGGGGATGCGGCGGCAACTTCTCGGGGCGGCCCTTGCCCATCTGGATGGCGTGGAGACGGGCGAACTCGC from Solidesulfovibrio sp. includes these protein-coding regions:
- a CDS encoding late competence development ComFB family protein, translating into MDYVALGLDFHSIRNRNEDRVIHLMPRVLAEFPDFRFTRTDIEDIYALTLNMLPARYVQAVTLVIDEPITDETVLLMLREAVRTVRARPNV
- the galE gene encoding UDP-glucose 4-epimerase GalE yields the protein MATNILVTGGAGYIGSHTCKALKAAGFTPVTFDNMVYGHDWAVKWGPLVRGDILHRGELDEVFAEYKPAAVLHFAAFAYVGESVTDPEKYYRNNVAGSLSLLSAMRRAGCRHIVFSSTCATYGAPERVPLTEDHPLRPLSPYGTSKLMIEQMLKDFGVAYGLTSTALRYFNAAGADPDGEIGEDHDPETHLIPLVVAAGLGRIPKVEIFGTDYPTPDGTAVRDYIHVTDLAEAHILALKRLLDGGTSATYNLGTGTGNSVREVIKAVEKVSGKPVPVVEGPRRAGDSPGLYADSGAIIRELGWQPRYMDLSAIVETAWNWHAGHVPGKLACKIRTPG
- a CDS encoding isocitrate lyase/phosphoenolpyruvate mutase family protein; translation: MKKTTRFRQLVNAPQLLMLPVAHDGLSALAIAEAGFEAMAVAGYGSSGSLLGLPDIGLLTATEMLGHYARLIARVDLPVMVDIDTGFGDVNNVIRTVREVERLGAAALFIEDQTFPKRCGHMAGKSVVPVEDYLPKLRAALWAREDPDFVIMARTDAAAVHGLAEAIRRANLYAAAGADMVFVEAVTTVEDMRTVNASVPVPSMANMIEGGRTPFLSAAQLQDVGYALAAYPCASVFTAVRALRAWAGHLKAHGTSAGFAGPDTMVDFEEYFRFIGAAAMREREKLFFEKGE
- a CDS encoding glycosyltransferase family 1 protein, whose translation is MQKRTIIVSGLAATYPLGGVAWDYIQYLHGFYRLGHDVYYLEDTGGWAYDPFNVTFVDDLTYHTKYLGDYVAALDPGLARRFCVIGPDDRHWGMSAEDLAAVVGRADVFFNISTTCQLREAYAKIPVKVLIDSDPLYTQSSFPQYLDGTATDEEKRNIENMRRHDVFFSFGENINEDFCAVPKGIVDWIPTRQPIVLDSWADAPAKPPRDVFTTVLSWQPTQKGPNVGGVQYGGKNLEFEKMLDLPRKTSATLELALGGGKPPRELLEEKGWKLRDGFSMSQTPWVYRDYIWDSLAEFSTAKNAYVATRSGWFSCRTACYLASGRPAVVQDTGYSRFMDVGEGVIAFDDEAGALAGIEAVRADWGRHAKAAKAFATRYFDSDTVLAKLLADALA